Sequence from the Solea senegalensis isolate Sse05_10M linkage group LG1, IFAPA_SoseM_1, whole genome shotgun sequence genome:
TAAGCACTCTTACCTCCACATTCAGACAGGGACTCTAGCAAAACATATGCCTGGTCTCCATAGCAACTCTGCTGGCCTGTCTGCCTCCTGTAGAATGGGTTGGCAGACTCAGCGTGGAATTCAGGGTTTGGATCCTGAGCCAGAATCCCCTGCAGCTTCTGGAGGTCATATACCCAGTGAAGGGGCTGCGCTGAAAGGCCAAGTGATCAGGTCGGTTTACTTCAAAGCAAGATACTTGACATTAAATGGCTGGCTGTGATGACAAGCATTTCATGATTTGTAGTGAAGGTTTTCAAGGGCAAAGACTTAAACAATACAACAAGTATAACTTGAGGAATATAAACTTTATGGTACTACAAGAGctattttttaaaggttttaaacaACAAGATGGTGTCACACTATAGCACACAAaacaattattgttattattattattattagtagtagtattatcaTCACTATTACCTGCTGCATCTGCAACAGCTGATCCAACAATGGCTCCTACTGCTCTGTTAGCCAGAGCTGAAGCCATCtgtaaaaacatgcacagcATAATTGGACtttatttcaaatgaatgtCAGAAGTagtaaaatgacaataaaatatggCTGAAATCTCTGCTTTTACATCACTGAAACTAAACCGAATGTCTTGGGGGTTTTGAGAGGAAATATCTTTGCATGTAGATATAGAGCTGGTGGTAAATAAAGTACATTTCATCAGTGAATGATAtcacattatttttgtattttttattaagaCCATGAGTCTTTAAACTAATAGATCTCTTTCAAAACTCTAAACGCACACTCTGGCTAGTTTGTCctttcaggctgctgtagaaacatggcggcacaagatgaCATGTAAAATgctcacaaaaaacaaactttttatttaattttaaagtgattatacacttaaacaaaTGGGTATGTTGCAATTATAATCACTGCACCTCAGCCGTAACTGCAACCAAAAGTTTCTATTACCtctcaatttaatttattttaaatagtttatgctgctgttgtatttctctttatttttactATAAAGAActttgttgttgaaatgtttgctTTGCCTAAACCACATAgcatgttaaaaacacatttgtttgtgaccAGATTGAATTTGACTGAATAGATAAGCCATCATGATTACTTAAGCCTGTACTATCTAGACAGAGCAGTTTCGCACAGAACCTGTGATACTTTTGAGCACAACAGCTgtactaaataataataagtcagtCTTTTCGCTCTTAACTTAGAATATGAACtcataattataaataatgaacTATGAATTACTTAATCACAGTTGATACGCTGCTCCAACGTAGAAACAGTGTTGATTCCGGGATCCGCGCTTGTCGCGTGACGAGTATACTTCCGTAAAACCGGAAATACAGCgcaccttcaaaataaaagttgcagCTTGTGCCTGTAGTCTCTCCAACTTTATTCTCTCAACTTCACGCGTGCTGTCACCTTCAACTGTTTCCCCCTATGAACACAGGCAGGTAGGAACCAAACAGATCAACGCAAATACGAGTCTAAAcactttatataaataataaagtgtatataattacaataataattagaattaCAAAAGTTACAAAGTACTGTATGATATGCAAAATATATATGTCACATATTTGACAGTAGAATATTATAATAAACTCCAGTTTCAGAATTATATTCGACAAATTCATATGCAACATAAATTAACATTAAATGCAAATGGTAATTTATGCcataatgtaacaaaaaaaaagccatttacaAACATTAGTGTAAAGATAATTATTAGTATACACTACCTATCAAGGAACACTGGCAATGAGGACAGCTTGAATTACATAAAATTAGacatacatacaataaaataagttACAAGATAGGTGTGTGAGAAAGAGTTTAGTTTTGGTTAGACTGTGATTATACAATTAAGACTTTTATTGAAGTGTATCTAGTGAATTGTCCTTTAGATTAGTAGTATTTTCAACTGGCCAATAAAATGATCTGGTTTTCTGCATCTGATCTGAGTTACAGCTACACAGCGTCATCTAGTGTCCCAGAGATGTAACTACACTGTGTATGCCGTAATTGAACAAACGTGAATGGGTTCTCTCCTCTTGACTGACAGTTTTTAAAGAGGCTCTCCACCTTGAAAACCAAATGTATATCCAAGAACAAACTGTTGGCCGATATACTGTACgtatttgaaaatatttgaaatttcGAAATAAGCAGCGTGTCATTACTCATTAAAATGCTTGAAttgttaagtgttaagtctccTCGTGGGTCTAAAAATGTTTGACAGTTTGGTGAGTCACATCACTTCATATCACGTCACtgcattatttttatgtttatgtttgattCATGGACCAGGATTATGTGGCTTATTTTTTATGTACATTCAAAACCATTTGAAACACATTAaactgacacatacacactcccAGGCTCCGTGTCATATAGATTTATTAGGTGTCACTGACTTTTCACTGTCAGTGACACCATCgcctgcacacacatgcagtcttACCTTCAAACTAAATATCCCTCTGCAGACTTGCATGTCTCACCTCAGGTATAAGGGGtttgaaacgtgtgtgtgtgtgtgtgtgcgtgcgtgcgtgtgtgttgggCGTCAGAAGAAGTATTAAGATACCAAGAAGccagtatttatttatagctTACCTCTTCCCTTTCAATTTGGAAGGTAATATCTCATGTATTCATCTCAAGCATACATTGCATACACACTTGTGCATTGGACACTTGCGCCCTGTGTGTGCTTGGCTCAAATGCAAAAAGAGTTCAAAACTTGGgtgtttcactttctttttgaGTCAGGAATAAGTGTCAGCTATATGCACCAAACCATCTGCAGGTGCAGcgacctctcctctcctctcctctactcTACtttactctcctctcctctcctctcctctcctctcctctcgtctcctcttgTCCCTGAGTGACCCAGCTCCAACATTCCCGCGCTGCAATGATGCCAGCACCAGCAAATTAGACACCAGCACCCCCTCCTGATATGTACTTCTCTGTCCCACATCCATTATTTTTAGCTGGGATCCAAGCCTACATCTACACTTAATATGGGAAAAGAGTGTCTCTTATTCACAGCCACCTCTAAATCCATCATATCCCTCCTTCTTCATTTGGAGCAAAGCAGACGTATAAACAAGCAACTGTGATCTGACCCTCTGACTTACttacttacacaaacacacacacaaatcccatcTTCCTTTATCTCTTTATTCCTTGCACATGCATCAGCTCCCTCTATACTGTCATCAGTGTCTTCCCCTGTCTTCAGTCTGGACGGAGAGAGAAGAAGTAAAGGTTGGTCCTCATCTCCTCACTCCACCCACTTTGACAGGTCGGTAACACACACtcaagcactcacacacacacctatacaaAAAGCTGTCACCCCAGCAACCGCAATGGCCCCCACCTCATCTTACACCCCAGATAGACACCTCTGTCAAACTTAGCCCAACCCCTCTTGCACTCTTTGCCCCTCGACCACTTGCCCATGTGGGGTTTTTAATAAGGTGGATGCAGGAGTTGGTCTTGCTCTCTTCTGGGTGACGCGGATTGGAAGGGGTTCTTTATATTTTCACCAAACTaccagtttttttgttttgttatcacTTCCATAGAGAGGAGCCATGAAGTGGACCTGGGTCCTTGTGGCAGTTTTGCTGTCATTTGGGGGTTTTTCGTTGGGCAAGGACAGCCTGGACTTCCCAGAGTATGATGGCAAGGACCGCGTCCACGACCTCAACGCCAAGAACTATAAGTCTGTGATGAAGAAGTACGATGTCATGGTGGTGTACTACCATGACCATCCCGGATCCAGCCGCGTCGCCCAGAGACAGTTTGAGATTGAAGAGTTGGCCCTTGAGGTGGGTTGAGCTGGGAACTATGGGTAGAATCAGGAGGATAACATACTGATGAAGAGGCAGTGTAACTAGTACTGGATACAGAAACATTACGCTACGTTAAATGATAGAATTCACTTCAGAGAttgttaattcattaattaatcatCTGAACTGGTTGAGCAGATTTTAATTCATGCAGATGtggacagtgtgacagtatTCTGCTGGTCCAGGGACTTAAATTGTCGTTTTCTTCCgtcaaaacatgaaatgtgcTCATAGTGAAATTAAACAGGGGGAAGTGATGGTCTGAGGTGGAAAATAGCTGTGCTGAATACAGGATTGCTGATATGTGAAGTCCCGAAATGTGTCATGAGCTTGCAGTGTATCATCAGTCGTCCACCACAGCAAAAAGCTGAGCTGTGAGGACCCTGGATATCATTTATTCTGGCAATGtatgcaatgtgtgtgtgtttgactgcgtgcgcgtgtgtgcatgtgtacgtGTGGGAGCTGATGCACTCAGCACACTTCCTTCAGTAAACCTCTCACACCTCAGGTCTCCTGTCAGCCTGGATACATAGCAACTTTCATCACATTCTTCACAGAGAGACATGACATCATGCCTCAGCACAAAACGTCAGCTCACAAATGCATCAACGCACAACTGACACACGTCACTCCTCAGGTTACATGAGAAAAATATTGAATATCAAATGTCACATACGCGTACAACACATTTTCCAGTTACAGTTATATTCGTTTTTCTTGTCCTTCTGGTCATTGGGTTTCCCTCCAGttgctcattttaaaatgtaccaaaaacttttttaaaaatctgagCTGTTACTTTAAATATAGACCTCGCTCACTTTCGAAGATTCTCAACACACCGAAATGAGTATTTGTGCCCTGAAGATTGCAGTTAGTGTGACAAAGGCGATGACTGATTTATGTAACATATACATTGGCTCGTGTTACAATAATATTCTAAGACATTTGACATGGCCACAGCGTAGATTAAAGCCTGCTAATTTATACAATTGACGCATGCATATGTTTGAGGGAAGCTGCGGCAACTGCTGGTATCTCCTTTTAGAACTGatgcagaaagaaaacatcttGGCATTACGaccaaatacaaaaaaagatttgGGCAACTCGTCAGTGGGTTGGCACCAAATCCCTCAGCCTATTTTTTGTTGTCCGACTTGTAGCTATAGTCATAATCCGCTATATAATGCGAAacattatcaaaataaatatcgaaaaaaaaatgatttcaagaTTGATTTTTCAAGATTGAGGACGTACagaaaatttgacattttagtaAACAACACATTACAGATCAGTTTTGTCACAGGACGTCAACGGAATTAATAAAAgcggaggaaaaaaataatagtatTGAAAGGAAAAGATTAATAACcaaaagcagagagaggaagataGAGGCTGCCGTCCTCAGCATATCACATCATCGCAGCAGCCCCTGGTGTCTCTGTATGGGGTTGTCGGGGCTCAGTCTCAGGGCCCGAGGCCAGTACAGGAGGTTCTGGCTCCAGTAGTGCTTCCTCAGCTCTGCGCTGTGATTGACACTTTCAGTACTGTACTTGTCAGCGGATCCCGGAGTGCTGAGCATCACTGCCACTTCGCCAAAATAGTCCCTGGTGCTGGTGTGTCTTTAGGTGCTATATATATCACTAGCTGCTTTTCTGGTGGGTTGAGCACCCCGAAGGCCCGCGTTTCTCCTTATGAATGTCGTATGATTTACACTTGACgaggttttatttaaagtaacagGCAACAGCAAAAGGCTCAGGGGTCATGATGACGACAGGGCGTCATAACTGGTTTTTCTCACCTGATCAAAGGAAACGGATTGGATTGCTACGTCTATGTATGCTGCTAATGTGTTTCAGGccttattaacccttagtgcccacgcagcacggatctgtgccacaggtgcacccttggtaaattgccgtgggaataatatacaactccttatatggacatcctgggtgtgtgtgtttataggtcacatattcaggctttagaACATTAGGTTTTTTTCACctccttatgtgttgttgagtcaaaattatgattcattttatgtcgcAATTCAATCATTGTGCAGCAGTCACCGTCTGTCCATTACACGAgtaaactttgaactgtggcgtATTTCGaaattttgatttgaaacattttgagttctttttgctcaggtgtgtttatatagttggtgaaaatgaaaaaaaaccaaacatttcatcagattgcctggGTTatgttgaaaagaaaaagcatataagacactctatattacatttttacaatgctctgtgttctaagggttaatgctGTCATGTTCACTTGGTTATATAATCCAGATTAATAGGTACACATGGGTGTAAACATTTCTTCCCATGGCATTCAAGATATTAAAATGGAATCTCGATTGTCTACCAGGAAGAGATATACTGCATATATGATAAGATGATACAGTATAcgtgtactgtatgtgccagTAAGCAAGCACAAAACAAGAGCACTGAAGCATAAATTGTATtcactgcagtgaaatgtgCATGTGGTTTGTGTTGAAAACATCCAAATATGACGCCGTGAAGTCACCCGAGACTCTGAGGCTGTTGGTTTAATTTTACATGTCGTTGGATGTGTTCAGTCACTCTGAAGAAGTGATATCAGGCACAATAGTGCAGATACACACTGAGCACTCAGATCTGTGTACAGAAACAAACGTGCCAACACATAAATCAGGTGAATTATTGTAGCATATTTATCACCAATAGGAAATATCTCTAAAACATATAATGCTATATCTAGCATATGCATGTAGGAAAGCAACTCTTGTGAAGGTGAGATTGCAAACGATATAATCTAGTGTAGAAAACCAGCCCTCCGAAATCTGTATAATTTAGTATAACAATGTGCACTTATACAAGCCAATTAGTTCATCTGTTTATTActcattattatgatttattgtCAACTCACCTCCACCACTTACCCTGTAAAACGTTATTTTAGCCGTGAGGCCTGcaacaaaatataaagaaatgcaaacatgtttAAGGCACTATGAAAATGAAGTGTTGCAGCCTGTGTGGCTCATTATACGTAGATTGTTTTAATTGCACATACATGTGCAACTTCTCGCCCTGCTATCCTACTAAACCCTGAACTGCTTACTGTGCTCCACCCATCTGCAACTCTAATCATGTCAAAGGATATGCCAAGAATTATTTGCACAACACACCAGTCAGTCCTACTATCTATGCCAGTAACAGCAGCTGCTCAAGATCTCCAACACCAGAGTgcttccagtgtgtgtgtgtgtgtcttttaccTTCCAAACTCTCAGACAGCCCTCAAACCACTTCCTCAGTGCAGATGGGCTGAGCCCCACTGTCGCACTGCCATTGGTTGAAGCAACTGTCAGTCATAAGGTTCAAGTTTCACACAGATTTAGAAAGTGCACAAGCAGCGCTATGAAAAGCAGGCTTTTATGGTAATGAAGCAACTGAGTGAGACAACTTTGTCAAAAAGGTGTTAAGATCAGCGTATAGATACAAATACGTTGTACCCACACACTGACTACTACTAAATCACAAACCTGTGTTCATTTGAGCGATACCGTCTTTGTTTTGCAGCTTGCAGCCCAGGTCCTGGATGAGTTTGATGATGAAGATATCGGAGTCGGTCTCATCGATGCAAAGCACGACAAAGCTGTTGCAAAGAAACTAGGTGAATACAGTTACAGACACAGATCAGTTATGTCAAATCAGACCACTGATAACCAGCTGCTTGACAACTAGTCAAAAATGTGTCTCACTGTTAAATTAAagctgttaaaggtccagtgtgtaacatttaggagggtttgtttgaataaaatatacataacaATCTGTGCcgcattttatatcacatttttagttgcTTGAGGTCACTAAACACTTTATACAccttgttctgtttgtttgttcaggaCTTGATGAATCCGACAGCATCTTCGTCTTCACCGATGATGAGGTCATAGAATATGATGGCGAGCTTGCAGCAGACACTCTTGTGGAGTTCATCTTTGATGTTCGTGAGGATATAATTTCCCAGTGAATAGCCTGCCTTATTTTAGACGGCCCTCCCTTCTGCTGTCTGTAAAGTAAAAGTCGCCGACATAATCTGATGTTGACTTTATCTTTCTTCTCTCACCTCCATCTCTGTTGTCTGCAcgctctgtctctcctccatgtCCCTCGATCTCTTGCATAGGTTCTTGAAGACCCAGTGGAAATTCTTGACAACAGTAAGGAACTAAAAGCCTTCAGAAACATTGAGGAGGACATCAAACTGGTGGGCTACTTTAAGAGTCACAAGTCAGAACGTAAGAATCTGTACTGCGATGGCGTGATAACCTGTTGCTATCTCTGTTTTACAGTTGCTTTCCAAACATAATTGCTCATAATAGCATATTAAGCAGGTGCAGCTCAGACCAGGCTCATATTGCTCTATTTAACGTTGAGTGGAGCTGTTTGGATGTTTGAGTGTCTGTAAATGAGCACACAAAGAGCAACAGTAATGATGAGAACAGCATATTTCATACAGAGTCCGAGCCACTGAATCAACTTGATTGATGCCTCTAAAATTTCAGATTTTGACGCGTATGCTGATGCTGCAGAAGAGTTCCACCCTCACATCCAGTTCTTTGCCACATTCAATCCCAAGGTGAGTAATTATTCCATTCCATTATACAGTAATCAATACAATGtaactgatatactgtatgtacaggaAATTATAAACCATATGAGTCGTATATGAGTTTGAGATGACTAAATTATGAccatattgttattgtacagtGATTTTAAGTGTTACCAGAGAGGGAGCTTTATAATTTTAGATAATTATGTGCTACCCtataaaaacatagaaaaagaaagagaggtcAGTAGACATTGATTATTTGTTAATGTTTGCTGCCAGATGTGGAAAACATGGTGTGCAGTTTGAGTGGAGTCACTGGAATTTAAAGATGTCGTCCGTTAATGATCACTTTCATCCCTACGCTCAGTCAATCAGCTGCTCTTTGTGTCACAGGTTGCAAAGGCTCTGGACCTCAAGCTCAATGAGGTCGACTTCTATGAACCCTTCATGGATGATCCCGTAGTCGTCCCCGGAAAGCCTTACACCGAGGATGAGCTGGTGAAATTCATTGAAGACAATGACAGGTAAATTCCTAACTAAACTGATCCTGTGAGGTGAAAGCCTATCCTTCCCAGAATACATGACATCTAATTGATCTCTGCCTTTCAAGACCAACCCTGAGGAAACTGCAACCCCACAACATGTACGAGATCTGGGTAAGAAAATCCGCCGCCACTCTACAACGTGAAATAATCTTTTGGATTACAAAGTCTCTTGTGGAGAagctttgtttttgaataaaactCAGTTTTCTCCACTCTTTCTGTAGGCTGATGATGTCGATGGTGAACACATCATTGCTTTCGCAGAGGAGGCTGacccaggtaaaaaaaaaaacacctgtcaCAATTGCAAAAGCTACAACGTTTTAGTGGGTTAAGCACCGGGGATATTTTTGTAAAGTGAAGACATGATGAAAAGGAAAGTTTCATTGAGCcctcagacctggtattaacatccttCCTGAGTGAGCCGATCACGTCCGGATCACGCCAAGTATGCTCACTCCCAATCCTGAATGCATCCTGCATGAAAGCGATGCGTCCTCAGGACAGAGTAGACGCAGGCCCtacatgtttttgatgtttccctgctccaacacaaatgatttaaattGCCAGATAACACTGATCATCATActatttttcttcttatttcGTGTTACACGAGTGCAAGcttgtctcttctctctgtcacacacacacacttcaaaaacatggCGACATCAGACATATTtgtacaaagaaatcattattttgttgtgtatccaatctcatgtggtcacaggagacacgTGCAggtcacattttaatgccaggtgtgaacactcGTCCTTATCCTCATGCAATCACATCACTGAGGTCAGATGTTAACACCAGGTCTCTGTGGGGCCTCATAGTATTTCTGCACATTAATGATGCAGGAGTAGGCTTCGATAAAAAGGCCACTGCTCATTACCTTTAGACGGTGCTGTCGTGTAAATGCTCTCCTACAATAGTCCGTTTACTGTGATCTTCTTGCCCCACTCCCTCAGACGGTTATGAGTTCCTGGAGATCCTGAAGGAAGTTGCCGAGGACAACACAGACCACCCCCATCTCAGCATTGTCTGGATTGACCCTGATGACTTCCCCCTGGTAATTATAGAATATAGATTAGTGCAATAAGCATAATAGGATGACTGGTTGGAGACATTAGGGTGTGTGTAGAAAGTGCAATGACatacattcattatttattgaattGACTTTTACTAATACAATGCCTTGACCTCCGTTCTGTGTAGCTGGTGCCACACTGGGAGAAGATCTTTGGGATTGACCTGTCCTCTCCACAGATCGGtgttgttgatgctgatgatgtGAGTAATCTTTTCTGTGCTTAATTCACAGATTAACAATGTATTTGTGTGCCTTCAGGTTGGGTCATGTATCGCATGTAGCGCGGCGTTTTATTTGCAGCGGGACACAACACCTGTCTCCTGGCTTGCGTCATGTGGGTCCTCTGGTACCGGGTGCTGCGGAGTTCATAGGCGGGACTTCACTTACTGTTGTACATTTGGTCAGCGGCTTTTGTAAACTCTGCCTCCACTATGTAAACCGCTGCAGAAAGATATTGGACTTGTTGAATTAATTTtgttaaatgcttttaaattgaaaatgaaggAAATTGAGCCAGACTCTaagatgtcagtgttttaaatagTTGTCTTCCCGGTTGCAGAAATGGGTCTTTTAAGATTGTTGCAGTGTGAATTGACTTGCTTTATTTTAGTGTTATTAACTTTGtgcctgtttgtgactgtgtgttcattgtgctgctgcctgtcttggtCAGGTCACCtttgaaaaagagatttttaatctcaatggggtttctcctggttaaataaaggttaaatcaCATAAAATGCTGTGTTCAAAACTTCCCATGTTGTAAACAAAGGTCTGCCGAACTGTcgactagaaaaaaaaaaagtcttagttCTTAGTTCTAATTAACCTTACTCAGTCTCAGGGTGCATGCTGGCTCACTGCGGGCTCTGATGTTTGCTTGATGAAGGTTGTAACTaacatgtttgtcttcttcctcctgaagGCTGACAGTGTCTGGATGGACATGGACGATGATGAGGACTTGCCATCTGAAGAAGAGCTGGAGGACTGGATTGAGGATGTTCTCTCAGGTGAAATCGaccctgatgatgatgatgatgatgatgatgacgatgatgacgatgacgatgacgacgatgatgatgatgacgatgacgacgatgatgatgatgacgcgatgatgacgatgatgatgatgacgatgatgatgacgatatgacgatgatgacgatgatgatgatgacgatgacgacgacgatgacgacgacgatgattATTAAATCACTGAGTCGTAATTTGTCTTTAACTCTGACCAATGCAGTTTCAAGAGTCAATATCTGTCTAAACAACATCTGTTTAGATGTAACTTAGATGTAACTTgtaacttcttcttctgtcgAACTCATCAGTTCATTTTGATATCGCATCTATTCATCATCTTCTCTCTGCATCTCACCAGAACAATATTCCATCACTCGTTTATCCGTCACCATAACATATTCTCTAATCCTCCATGTAACTAAGGACTCATTAGGATCCCACAGTACCTTTATTGTCACATGTAACAACCACTTAACATAATctgatacaataaaaaatattttaaaacctAACCATCTACTGCTAttgatttttatatattaaagtttttattttctaaagtaCTGGAGGGGTTGCAGTGTTGTATGCATTATGTCTGAGTCCATCTGTGGAGTCTGttgcagtttgaatgtgttttatttatgtccacatttttttttctctgtttgccCCCAGTATCGAAACAAGAGAAGTCAGATTCAAGGGTGCTAGCAGGTTTTTCTGACGGGTCTTAAGTATCACCAGCCTGTTCTGTGAAATCACTGTAATGTTATACACtgaaagtgctgtacatcataTCGACGTTTTCTATGAtgatgaaatatgaaaacagccGTATTCTATTTTTGTAACAAGTGAAATTTAACTGTAAAGtcttaaataaatgacagcTTGGACAGAAACCCCACTTCTGTATAGTTTCTTaaacgtgtgagtgtgtgcatgtatgtgtgtcaaATGTAAGAAAACATAATTTGGTCTGGAAATTCTGGTGGGGCCATGCAGGAAAATCTTATAATGCAATCCAGAAATACCACGTATTACTCTCATAccctcacaacaaaaacacagtagtaAGTGAGAGAGGGGACCACAGCGCATTAGACACAAAATTGCAGCTGAATAAtgccatcacacaaacaatgccAATCTGATGACAAACGTATATTATCATATCAATTGCACCACCAAATGGCAGTGTTCAAAATCtcacaatatcaaaaaaaaaaaaagatcgaAAAAACAAcgtgacaacaataacaacagtgcACAACTCATGGCATGAACGGCGCACACCACACATGcaaagccaccacacacacacacatgcatgccaGTTACGCATGACATAAATTCCACTATAATTCAAACAATATGTAAACTACATtatcaattatatatatatattatatatcaataAATTAGACTGACCGCTCACTTTTTGAAGAGGAATGAGGAATGTGCACAAACCAGTGCCGCCCTTGCTTCAAATCAACCAATGAGAAGTGCTCTGGGTCCCTGAACTTATGGCCCCACTGACGAAACTGTACACGCGCATGCACGCGCAGCAGTTCAGCAATACACAACACTGGAGGCGCTGGGAGGATATCTTGGCCGGGCCCCACCATGGATGGGCCCCAACGACCAGAAACAGAGGACGCGCAGCATCCGGCACAACTAACTATTCACATACAACCACATGCATTCATCAAAAGAAAACTGCGGACATTTCTTTGGGGATAatgttgaatttattattaacttgtgcTCCATGACTTTTTcgacacaggaaaacaaaataaaaacttataatcctcccctgcacagcagcgccctctggtggggcATGGCCCCTGTGGGATTGAT
This genomic interval carries:
- the LOC122775060 gene encoding LOW QUALITY PROTEIN: calsequestrin-1-like (The sequence of the model RefSeq protein was modified relative to this genomic sequence to represent the inferred CDS: deleted 4 bases in 2 codons), with protein sequence MKWTWVLVAVLLSFGGFSLGKDSLDFPEYDGKDRVHDLNAKNYKSVMKKYDVMVVYYHDHPGSSRVAQRQFEIEELALELAAQVLDEFDDEDIGVGLIDAKHDKAVAKKLGLDESDSIFVFTDDEVIEYDGELAADTLVEFIFDVLEDPVEILDNSKELKAFRNIEEDIKLVGYFKSHKSEHFDAYADAAEEFHPHIQFFATFNPKVAKALDLKLNEVDFYEPFMDDPVVVPGKPYTEDELVKFIEDNDRPTLRKLQPHNMYEIWADDVDGEHIIAFAEEADPDGYEFLEILKEVAEDNTDHPHLSIVWIDPDDFPLLVPHWEKIFGIDLSSPQIGVVDADDADSVWMDMDDDEDLPSEEELEDWIEDVLSGEIDPDDDDDDDDDDDDDDDDDDDDDDDDDDDDDDDDDDDDDDDDDDDDDDDDDDDDDDDDDDDDDDY